In Lachnospiraceae bacterium, one DNA window encodes the following:
- a CDS encoding ABC transporter permease has product MNYALSLLKEIIKKRKLVWDLGKADFRKRFVGSYFGIVWMFIQPVVTIVIYAVIFGIGFKSPPPVPGVSYVIWLVPGIVPWFFFGEALNGITGCLQEYSYLVKKVVFKVEILPMIKLISCLLVHGFFVLIMMIMYLVAGRTPMLSWIQVIYYSFAASMLALGLGYFTSSVNVFFKDMSQIVGICLQFGIWMAPIMYHESMFTNRLPWIEPLFKINPFYYIVTGYKDSMITGNWFWERPKLTIYYWGFTLFVFGVGLKMFKKLRPHFSDVL; this is encoded by the coding sequence ATGAATTATGCGCTGTCTCTTTTAAAAGAGATCATTAAAAAAAGAAAACTGGTATGGGATCTGGGAAAAGCAGATTTTCGCAAGCGTTTTGTAGGATCCTATTTTGGTATTGTGTGGATGTTCATCCAGCCGGTAGTTACCATTGTGATCTATGCGGTTATCTTTGGCATAGGCTTTAAATCACCGCCTCCGGTTCCGGGAGTCAGTTATGTGATCTGGCTGGTTCCGGGTATTGTCCCCTGGTTTTTCTTCGGGGAAGCTTTAAATGGGATCACGGGCTGTCTGCAGGAATACAGCTATCTGGTCAAGAAAGTAGTATTTAAAGTAGAGATACTGCCTATGATCAAGCTGATATCCTGTTTGCTGGTACATGGTTTTTTCGTTCTTATTATGATGATCATGTATCTGGTAGCAGGAAGAACGCCAATGCTTTCCTGGATCCAGGTGATCTACTATAGCTTTGCAGCATCTATGCTGGCTCTGGGACTGGGATATTTTACTTCCTCTGTGAATGTATTTTTCAAGGATATGTCCCAGATCGTAGGAATCTGCCTTCAGTTTGGTATCTGGATGGCGCCCATCATGTACCATGAGTCCATGTTTACCAACCGTTTACCCTGGATCGAACCATTATTTAAGATCAATCCATTTTATTACATTGTAACCGGTTATAAGGACAGTATGATCACAGGTAACTGGTTCTGGGAAAGACCGAAACTGACCATTTATTACTGGGGCTTCACTCTTTTTGTATTTGGAGTGGGACTTAAGATGTTTAAGAAGCTGCGGCCTCATTTTTCAGATGTGCTGTAG
- the rfbC gene encoding dTDP-4-dehydrorhamnose 3,5-epimerase produces MGKIKVTTCDIEGLYVIEPTVFKDERGYFMETYNQNDFKEAGLDMTFVQDNQSMSVKGVLRGLHFQKQYPQGKLVRAVRGTVFDVAVDLRSDSKTYGKWFGVTLSAENKKQFYIPEGFAHGFLVLSDEAEFAYKCTDFYHPGDEGGLLWSDPEIGVDWPIEPGMELIISDKDKKWSGLKDTFKF; encoded by the coding sequence ATGGGAAAGATTAAAGTAACAACCTGTGATATTGAAGGACTTTATGTGATCGAGCCTACTGTATTTAAAGATGAAAGAGGCTATTTCATGGAAACTTACAACCAGAACGATTTCAAGGAAGCGGGTCTGGACATGACTTTCGTCCAGGATAATCAGTCCATGTCAGTAAAAGGTGTTTTAAGAGGGCTTCATTTCCAGAAGCAGTATCCTCAGGGAAAATTAGTACGTGCTGTTCGCGGAACTGTATTTGACGTAGCAGTAGATCTGCGTTCTGACTCCAAAACGTATGGAAAGTGGTTTGGTGTAACCTTATCTGCTGAGAATAAAAAGCAGTTCTATATTCCGGAAGGCTTTGCACATGGTTTCTTAGTTCTGTCTGATGAAGCAGAGTTTGCTTATAAGTGTACTGATTTCTATCATCCAGGTGATGAAGGCGGTCTGTTATGGAGCGATCCTGAGATCGGCGTAGACTGGCCTATCGAACCGGGTATGGAACTGATCATCTCTGATAAGGACAAAAAGTGGAGCGGTTTAAAGGATACTTTTAAGTTCTAA
- a CDS encoding DUF2142 domain-containing protein — MKKKLSVWLLWPFTVFLLGVWHLLDVQASVTETGHCWLYGWYGGLFFVSLAMLIGMGTLLFGKKWEKSGDISGEPGEKMVSGKENRKLPGLFFGTVMCLGILYMMVLAPLSAPDEVSHYISAYKLSNCFLGLPAADEDGYIYVRAEDDWLEDVNQEFRDWKEKSRQEALDGESGENDAGKPIILGQTLKEETYVAIHNRRAVSEQSAEPSADSESTKESTSTGDSIGMDSSVKTAGLRVSRQPSVRTTPLAYMPQALGFTLARILGLNSIALLYLGRFFNLLLFAAVGALTIKRLPFGKNVFFGVSILPMSLHLAASLSYDVVILAFTGYFTAVCLDLAYKAETVKVGDVIVLAVVMAVMGPCKMVYGAIAGFCLLVPVRKFGNFGKWMLSAAAVLGSFLAAMAVVNLRTVAMYTQESDSYVAWAEEAGYSFAELIHQPVRVLQLFYNTVSWQGESLYSGILGESLGNRDPVLNTPYVIILVLTACLVLLALKKPGEEIFMKIKDRLWIWFICLVIFGALMFSMLLAWTPKSSNMVQGVQGRYMLPLLPVFLFTLKNQKVVRTGTDDRLILYTMMAADVYVILRIFAVVCLRL; from the coding sequence ATGAAAAAGAAATTATCTGTGTGGCTTTTATGGCCTTTCACTGTGTTTCTTCTGGGAGTCTGGCATCTTCTGGATGTGCAGGCATCTGTAACAGAGACAGGCCACTGCTGGCTGTATGGCTGGTATGGGGGCCTGTTTTTCGTGAGTCTGGCAATGCTGATAGGAATGGGAACACTGTTATTTGGAAAAAAATGGGAAAAATCTGGTGATATTTCCGGTGAACCAGGGGAAAAAATGGTTTCAGGAAAAGAAAATCGGAAACTTCCAGGTTTGTTCTTTGGAACTGTCATGTGTCTTGGCATTTTATATATGATGGTTCTGGCTCCGCTTTCGGCACCTGATGAAGTAAGCCACTATATCAGTGCTTATAAGCTTTCCAACTGCTTTTTAGGACTGCCGGCAGCTGATGAAGATGGTTATATCTATGTCCGGGCAGAAGATGACTGGCTGGAGGATGTGAACCAGGAGTTCCGGGACTGGAAAGAAAAAAGCAGACAGGAAGCGTTGGACGGGGAAAGTGGAGAGAATGATGCAGGAAAGCCCATTATCCTTGGACAGACCTTAAAAGAAGAAACTTACGTGGCGATCCATAATAGGAGAGCGGTCAGTGAACAGAGTGCGGAACCGTCTGCAGACAGTGAAAGCACAAAGGAGAGTACAAGTACAGGAGACAGTATAGGTATGGACAGCAGTGTGAAAACAGCTGGTCTGCGTGTCTCCCGCCAGCCCTCTGTGCGTACCACGCCGTTAGCTTATATGCCACAGGCACTGGGATTTACTCTGGCAAGAATATTGGGGCTTAATAGCATTGCCCTTTTATATCTGGGCCGGTTTTTTAATCTCCTGCTTTTTGCGGCAGTTGGTGCATTGACTATAAAACGGCTGCCTTTTGGCAAAAATGTATTTTTTGGTGTATCCATTTTACCAATGAGTCTTCATCTGGCGGCCTCTTTATCTTATGATGTGGTTATACTGGCATTTACAGGTTATTTTACGGCAGTGTGCCTGGATCTGGCTTATAAGGCAGAAACAGTGAAGGTAGGGGATGTGATCGTCCTGGCTGTGGTCATGGCAGTTATGGGGCCCTGTAAAATGGTATATGGTGCCATTGCAGGCTTCTGCCTGCTGGTCCCGGTAAGAAAGTTTGGAAATTTTGGGAAATGGATGCTTTCAGCGGCTGCTGTCCTTGGAAGTTTTTTAGCAGCTATGGCAGTGGTGAATTTAAGGACAGTTGCCATGTATACACAGGAAAGTGACAGCTATGTTGCCTGGGCTGAAGAAGCAGGGTATTCCTTTGCAGAGCTGATCCACCAGCCGGTCCGGGTATTACAGCTTTTCTATAATACAGTATCGTGGCAGGGAGAAAGCCTGTATTCGGGAATATTAGGAGAGTCCTTAGGCAACCGGGATCCGGTGTTAAATACGCCTTATGTTATCATTTTAGTGCTTACTGCATGTCTGGTACTGCTGGCACTTAAAAAGCCGGGAGAAGAGATTTTTATGAAAATAAAAGACCGGTTGTGGATCTGGTTTATCTGCCTGGTGATCTTTGGAGCGCTGATGTTTTCTATGCTTCTTGCATGGACTCCGAAAAGCTCCAATATGGTCCAGGGAGTCCAGGGAAGATATATGCTTCCCCTGCTTCCTGTTTTCCTGTTTACCCTTAAAAACCAAAAGGTGGTACGGACAGGAACAGATGACAGGCTGATCCTGTATACTATGATGGCAGCGGATGTGTATGTGATCCTCCGCATTTTCGCAGTGGTGTGCTTAAGGCTGTAG